From a single Adhaeribacter swui genomic region:
- a CDS encoding tetratricopeptide repeat protein: MIKVWNKFAGVWLVMMLCCYQAFSFNASDELVREANQLLGEYKDAEALQKFEEVLVVVPHHYEALYKISLLHSRIGLRYSDESQKSEHFLLAKNFAEKALEVNKHGSESNYVMALAISNLSFVSGAKARIGNLKTIKSYLDKSLAANPKNANAWQLLGRWHFKVANLNILECTISKILNGCAKTEASNALAVSALKKAIALDPNNLTYYYDLAVVYRETKEIDESIAVLQNATQLQPITSEDLELSRRCKVMLNELSPS; the protein is encoded by the coding sequence ATGATAAAGGTCTGGAACAAATTTGCGGGAGTGTGGCTGGTAATGATGTTGTGTTGTTACCAGGCCTTTTCATTTAACGCCTCCGATGAATTAGTCCGGGAAGCTAATCAGTTATTAGGCGAGTATAAAGATGCGGAGGCATTACAAAAATTTGAAGAAGTTTTAGTAGTAGTTCCGCACCACTACGAAGCCCTTTATAAAATAAGTTTATTGCACTCCCGGATTGGTTTGCGGTATTCCGATGAATCACAGAAAAGTGAGCATTTTTTATTAGCCAAAAATTTCGCCGAAAAAGCGTTAGAAGTAAATAAACACGGTTCGGAATCGAATTACGTTATGGCTTTGGCTATTTCCAATCTTTCGTTTGTTTCCGGAGCAAAAGCCCGCATCGGAAATTTAAAAACTATTAAATCTTACCTGGATAAATCGTTGGCTGCTAATCCCAAAAATGCCAATGCCTGGCAATTACTGGGGAGGTGGCATTTTAAAGTAGCTAATCTGAATATTTTGGAATGTACTATTTCAAAAATATTAAACGGCTGCGCCAAAACAGAAGCTAGCAATGCCTTAGCTGTTTCTGCCTTAAAAAAGGCAATTGCACTAGATCCGAACAACTTAACTTATTATTACGATTTAGCCGTTGTTTACCGCGAAACAAAAGAGATTGATGAAAGTATTGCGGTATTACAAAACGCAACGCAACTACAGCCTATTACCTCCGAAGATTTAGAATTAAGCCGGCGTTGCAAAGTAATGCTAAACGAACTTAGCCCAAGCTAG
- a CDS encoding tetratricopeptide repeat protein, translated as MIRQKHVYLIGVIFFLSCSSPEPSQDKMVDFRKVKYDPAYTLKEISAAIDRDPQNATHYFKRAQFYLQAKNNAAALKDIEQAIKQDEERGEYYFRKAQILRDMGNYPAALSSAVRAEDLNFRSTELDILLGELYLFSKKYEFALQYLNDALEESPENEYIYFYRGLALAQTNDSVAAIRNFKSAIRRAPDLIEAYNQLIKIYLSQKDEVNALTYLRAGQKHDSTNAYLWYYQGEHFNRRKQLDSAYYSYQNAVKYDSLLYLAHYKLSLLDFNKNRYLLAAQQMEKAMKFLKKLPEAHMVLGESYEKLGAYEKALPYYQWVYSREPQNIKAMWGVRRTMYRLYKLKRDSLRLDEKKKRDSLLAIFRQGQS; from the coding sequence ATGATCCGGCAGAAACATGTATATTTGATTGGGGTAATTTTCTTTTTGTCCTGTTCTTCTCCGGAACCAAGCCAGGACAAAATGGTCGATTTCCGTAAAGTTAAGTACGACCCAGCTTATACTCTAAAAGAAATAAGTGCCGCCATTGACCGTGATCCGCAAAATGCGACCCATTATTTTAAAAGAGCGCAGTTTTATTTGCAAGCCAAAAACAATGCGGCTGCCCTAAAAGATATAGAACAAGCCATTAAGCAAGACGAAGAAAGAGGAGAGTACTATTTCCGGAAAGCTCAAATTTTAAGGGACATGGGCAATTACCCGGCAGCACTTTCATCAGCGGTGCGCGCCGAAGATTTAAATTTTAGAAGCACTGAGCTGGATATTCTTTTGGGAGAGCTTTACCTATTTAGTAAAAAATATGAGTTTGCGCTGCAATATTTAAACGACGCGCTGGAAGAATCGCCTGAAAACGAATATATTTATTTTTACCGCGGCTTGGCTTTAGCCCAAACCAACGATTCGGTAGCCGCCATTCGAAATTTCAAATCGGCCATTCGGCGAGCCCCCGATTTAATAGAAGCTTATAATCAGTTAATAAAAATATACCTCAGCCAAAAAGATGAAGTTAATGCTTTAACTTATTTGCGGGCCGGGCAAAAACATGATTCTACCAATGCGTATTTATGGTATTACCAAGGCGAGCATTTTAACCGCCGCAAACAACTGGATAGCGCCTATTATAGCTATCAGAATGCCGTAAAATACGATTCTTTATTATATCTTGCCCACTATAAATTAAGCTTACTGGATTTTAATAAAAACCGGTATTTATTGGCAGCCCAGCAAATGGAGAAAGCCATGAAATTTTTAAAAAAACTACCTGAAGCCCACATGGTTCTGGGGGAAAGCTATGAAAAATTAGGAGCGTATGAAAAAGCGCTCCCTTATTACCAATGGGTATATTCCCGGGAACCGCAAAACATAAAAGCAATGTGGGGCGTACGGCGTACCATGTATCGTTTGTATAAATTAAAACGCGATAGTTTACGCCTCGACGAAAAGAAAAAGCGCGACAGTTTATTAGCCATTTTTCGCCAGGGGCAATCATAA